From the Variovorax paradoxus genome, the window GCGGCCGCCGGCGAGGGCCTGATGATCGCGGCCATGTTCGCGGCACAGGGCTACATCGTGGTGGCGCCCAACTACGCGGGCTACGACAAGTCGACGCTGCCCTACCACCCCTACCTGGACGGCGACCAGCAGGGCAAGGACATGGTCGACGCGCTCACCGCGGCACGCAAGACCTTCTCGGGCATCGGCGCGAACGACGCCGGTTCGCTGTTCATCACCGGCTATTCGCAGGGCGGCTACGTGGCCATGGCGGCGCACCGCGAGATGCAGGCCACCGGCAAGACGGTGACGGCATCGGCGCCGCTGTCGGCGCCCTCTGCCATCAGCCTGCTGACCGACTACACCTACCAGGGCTGGCCGGCGCTGGGCGCCACGCTGTTCGTGCCGCTGCTGTCGACCAGCTGGCAGCAGCAGTTCGGCAATGTCTACAACGCGACCACCGACATCTACGAAACCCAGTACGCCAGCGGCATCGACACGCTGCTGCCGAGCCTCACGCCCGACACGCTGTTCACCTCGGGCAAGCTGCCGCAGCTGGCGCTGTTCCCGGCGAACGCCACGCCGGGGCCGATCAACGCCCAGCTCGCGATCTTCTACGGCGACAACAACCTGATCCGCCAGAGCTTCCTGACGCAGGCGGCGGGCGACATCCAGTCGAACCCCTGCCCCGGCAATGCGCTGCCACCGACCGCGGCGTCGCTGGGCTCCGCCACGCCGCTGAACTGCACGCCATCCACGGGCTTCCGCAAGGCGGCCGTGGCGAACGACCTGCGCAACTGGGTGCCGGCCCGGCCGATGCTGATGTGCGGCGGCGCCAACGACCCGACGGTGAACTTCGTCAGCACCCGCGCCACCGCCGGCTACTTCCGCGCCAAGGGCGTGCAGGCCGCCGCGCTGACGGTGGTGGACCTGGAGGATTCCGCCGCGATCGACGCCTATTCGGCCGCACGCGCCGGCTTCGCGCAGGCCAAGTCGCTGCTGGCGCAGAACACCCCGGGCAGCGCGACCGACAAGGCCCAGGCGGTCACGCTGGCGTACCACGGCACGCTCGCGCCGCCGTTCTGCCTGGCTTCCGCGCGCGGCTTCTTCCAGGGCGTGTTGGCGGCAGGCGGCTGAACAATGCAATAAGCGAAGGCCAGCCCCTTCCAGCAGCCAGCACTACCGCGGAACCGGCTTTGCCGGGCCGCCGGTATTGCCCCCTGCAAGGGGGTTGGCGCAGCGACACGAAGTGCGCGAAGCCTGGGGGTCAGGCCATCGATGCGCGCTGCAGCCGGTCTTTCACGCCTTCCCATTCGGGCGTGTCCGGCGGCGTCTCGACCCAGATCAGCTTGACGCCCTGCGCGTCGAACTCGCGCAGCACCGCAAAGAGCTGCTGCGCGGTCGCCGCGGCATCGTCGGGCATGCGGCGCAGCAGCAGGCGCTGCGAGCGGCTGCGCATCGCGGCGCGGGTCCACACCGCGATGTGCGCGGCGTTGGCGCCGAGCACGTCGAGGCCGGTCTGGATCGCCTTGGCGTCCATCAGCCGCACCTTGGCGTCGGGCGCGTAGTGCGCCTCCAGCGTGCCCGAGGCGCGCGGGTCGGGCGTTTCGAGCACTTCACGGTCGGCGAGCTTCTCGCCGCAGGCGGCCTCGACCTGTGCGCGCGTGATCGCGCCGGGCCGCAGCAGCACCGGGGCACCGCGGCTGCAGTCGACGATGGTCGACTCGATGCCCACCTCGCTGGCACCGCCGTCGAGCACCGGGATCGTGTCGCCGAACTCGTCCTGCACGTGCTGCGCCGTGGTCGGGCTCACGCGGCCGAAGCGGTTGGCGCTGGGCCCCGCGACGCCGGGCACGCCCTGCTCGGCGCATGCCTGCAGCAGCGCCTGCGCCACCGGATGCGACGGGCAGCGCAGGCCGATGGTGTCCTGCCCGCCGGCGGCCGCCGCGCCCACGCCGGGCTGGCGCGTGACGATCAGGGTGAGCGGGCCGGGCCAGAAGGCCTGCACCAGCTTCTGGGCGAACGGCGGCAGCGGCTGCGCGAAGCGCGACAGCGCCTCGGTGCCCTTGATGCCGGCGGCCACGTGCACGATCAGCGGATGGTCCGCTGGCCGGCCCTTGGCCTCGAAGATGCCGGCCACGGCGGTGTCGCTGGTGGCGTCGGCGCCCAGGCCGTAGACCGTCTCGGTCGGAAAGGCGACCAGCCCGCCCGCGCGCAGCAGGCGCGCCGCCTCGGCAATGCCTTCGGGCGAACGGCCGTCCAGGATCATGCGACGTCGGCGGTGGTCACCGCCGGCAGGCCCAGCAGCAGCGCCGCCTGCGATGCGGTGGCACGCACCGCTTCGAGCGTGGCGCCGGTGAAGGTCAGGTGGCCCATCTTGCGGGCGCGCCGCGGCTCCATCTTTCCGTAGAGGTGCAAATGGGCGCCGGGCAGCGCGAGCACCTCGCTCCAGCGCGGCGTGACGGGCTTGTCGGCGCCTTCCTGGAACCACAGGTCGCCCAGCAGGTTGAGCATGATCGCGGGGCTGTGCTGGCGCGGCGCGGCCAGCGGCAGGCCGGCCAGGGTGCGCACCTGCAGCTCGAACTGCGACACGTCGCAGGCTTCCATGGTGTAGTGGCCGCTGTTGTGCGGACGCGGCGCCATCTCGTTGACCACCAGCGAACCGTCGGCCAGCGCGAAGAATTCGACGCACAGCACGCCGACGTAGCCCAGGCCGTTGGCGATGCTCTTCGCCGAGTTGACCGCGCCCTGCGCCACCGTCTTGGGCATGTTCTGCGGATGCACCTCGGTCACGGCCAGGATGCCGTCGCGATGCAGGTTGCGCTGCGGCGGAAAGTGCACCACCTGGCCGTCGCGGCCGCGCGCCAGGATCACCGAGCACTCGAATTCGAGCGGCAGCATCTTCTCGAGCACGCAGGGCACGCAGCCGGTGGCCTGCCAGGCCTCGACCAGTTCGGCGCGCGTCTTCACGCGCTGCTGGCCCTTGCCGTCGTAGCCCAGGCGCGCGGTCTTCAGGATGCCGGGCAGCAGGCTGTCGTCGACGGCGGCGAGTTGCGCCGCGGTCTCGATGGCGGCATAGGGCGCGCAGGGCACGCCGCAGCGCGTGAAGTGGGCCTTCTCGGCGATGCGGTCCTGCGCGATGGCGATGGCCGGGGCGGCGGGCGACACCGGACGGGCCACGGCCAGATGCTCCAGCGACGGCGCGGGCACGTTCTCGAACTCGGTGGTCACCGCGTCGGCCAGGCCGGCCAGCCGGGCGAGGCCGTCGACGTCGCTGTAGTCGGTGTGGATGTGGTGGTGGCTCACCCGGCCGGCGGGGCTGTCGGCGTCGGGGTCGAGCACCGCCGTGAAATAGCCCATGCGCTGGGCGGCGTGGACGAACATGCGCCCCAGTTGGCCGCCACCGAGCACGCCGAGCGTGGCGCCCGGAAGGATGGGCAGGTCGGCATTGTTGCTGCTCACAGGGCACCTCCGCCTTGCGGCGAGAAAGGAGACACAGGGGCGGCCTCGCCCGCGGGGGCCGGCGGCAGGGTCATGGCTTCGGCGGCGGCGGTCTGCGCCGTGCGGAAGGCGTCGAGCTTCGCGCGCAGCGCCGGGTCGTTCACCGCCAGCATCGACACCGCGAACAGCGCCGCGTTGGCCGCGCCGGCGTTGCCGATGGCAAAGGTGGCCACCGGCACGCCCTTGGGCATCTGCACGATGCTGTAGAGGGAATCGACGCCCTGCAGATGCCGGCTGGCCACCGGCACGCCGAGCACCGGCACCGTGGTCTTCGAGGCCAGCATGCCCGGCAGGTGGGCCGCGCCGCCCGCGCCCGCGATGATCGCGGTGAGCCTGCGCCCGGCTGCGCTTTCGGCATACGCAAAGAGGGCATCGGGCATCCGGTGGGCCGAGACCACCTTTGCTTCGTGGCTGATTCCGAATTGCTGGAGAATCTCGACCGCGTTGCGCATCGTCTCCCAATCGGAGCTCGAGCCCATCACTACACCGACCTGAATGGTTTCGTTCATGGTTTCAATTTTACGTTTCACCCTCAGTTGGTTCCGATGATCGACATCACTCTCGAAAATTTCCAGGCCGAACTGATCGAAGGCTCCGTCGGCACACCCGTGCTGCTGGACATCTGGGCCGAATGGTGCGGCCCCTGCAAGCAGCTCGGGCCGGTGCTCGAAAAGCTCGAGGTCGAGTACGCCGGACGCTTCACGCTGGCCAAGCTCGACGCCGACAAGGTGCCGCAGATCTCGTCGCAGCTGTCCGAGATGTTCGGCGTGCGCAGCATCCCGTTCTGCGTGATGTTCAAGGACGGCCAGCCGGTGGACGGCTTCGTCGGCGCCATTCCGGCCGAGAAGATCCGCGAATTCCTCGACAAGCACGTGCCCGGCGCCGACGAGGCCGAGGCCGCTGCCCAGGAAGAAGCCGCGCAGGAGGCGCTGGCCGGCGGCGACACGCAAGGTGCGCTCGAGAAGCTGCAGCATGCCGTAGCCACCGACCCGGCCAACGACGACGCCTGCTTCGACTACGTCAAGCTGCTGCTGCAGGAAGGCCGCATCGACGACGCCAAGGTCGCCTTTGCGCCGGTGATCGCCAAGACCACGCTGGTGCGCCGCTTCGATGCACTGCAGCGCTGGATGGACGCTATCGATTTCGCAGCGCCTCCCGCAGGTGCGGCGCCCGCACTGGCCGATTTCGACAGCAGGATCACCGCCAACAAGCGCGATTTCGACGCCCGTTTCGGCCGCGCCCGCCTGCTGATGGCGGCGCAGCGCTGGACGGACGCGATGGACGAGCTGCTCGACATCCTGATGCGCGACAAGACCTGGAGCGAGGACCTCGCCCGCAAGACCTACATCGCGATCCTCGACGTGATCGAGCCGCCGAAGGTGAAGGTGGCCGACGGGCAGATCCCGCCGGACGATCCGGTCGTGGCCACCTACCGCCGCCGGCTCAGCAGCGTGGTGCTGAGCTGACCGGCCGCAAAGCGGCCTGCACACCGAAAGCGACCTGCGGGTCGCTTTTTTCATGGCCGTCGCCCGCGCGCGGCGCGGCATTGGCGAGCCACGCGCCGTCGAATACGATCACGCCCGATTCAACTTGTTGCAGATTGAAAAGGAAGACCGGCCATGCGTTCCTTCGCCCGCCTTGCCCGCCCCGCCCGCCGGACCGCGCTGCCCGTATTCGCCGCCCTGCTGGGCGCGCTGCTGGCAGCCTGCGGAAGCGGCATCAGCCTCGACGAGCCGATCGAAGGCCCGGCCTGGCGCCTCGTCCAGCTGGGCGACGAGCCCATCGCACCGGGCAGCGACGCACAGCTGCAGTTCGACCGCAGCAGCGGCCGCGTGAGCGGCTCGGGCGGCTGCAACCGCATCTCGGGCACCTTCACGCGCAGCGGCAGCACGCTGAAGATCGGCCAGATGGCCTCGACCCGCATGGCCTGCCTCGACCCCACGCGCGGCGCCAACGAAGCGCAGTTCATCGCCGCGCTGCAGAGCACGGCCAGCTACAGCCTGGCCGGACCGGGCCGGCTGGCGCTGCTGGATGCGCGCGGGCGCACCGTGGCGCTGCTGAACAGCGGCGGCCGCTGAAACGCAAAAGACCGGCCTCGGCCGGTCTTTTGCTGTGTTCGGAGAACAGAGTCGCCGGGCGATCAGCCCGTGAGCCGTTCCAGTGCCTCGCGGTACTTGGCGGCCGTCTTCTCTATGACTTCCGCCGGCAGGCGCGGCGCCGGCGGCGTCTTGTCCCAGGGCTTGCCGTTGATCTTGGTGGCCTCGAGCCAGTCGCGCACGAACTGCTTGTCGTAGCTCGGCGGGTTGGTGCCGGCGGCCAGTGCGGCTTCGTAGCCTTCGACCGGCCAGTAGCGCGAGCTGTCGGGCGTGAGCACCTCGTCCATCAGCACCAGCGTGCCGGCCTCGTCGAGGCCGAATTCGAACTTGGTGTCGGCAATGATCATTCCCTTGGCCAGCGCGATCTGCGCGGCGGTTTCGTAGATGGCGATGCTGGTCTCGCGGATCTGCTGCGCCAGCTTGGGGCCGACGATTTCCACCACGCGCTCGTAGCTGATGTTCTCGTCGTGCTCGCCGGCGGCGGCCTTGGCCGCGGGGGTGAAGATCGGGCGCGGCAGCTTGCTGGCGTTGGTGAGGCCTTCGGGCAGCGGCACGCCGCAGACCGAACGGCTTTCCTGGTATTCCTTCCAGCCGCTGCCGGCGAGGTAGCCGCGCACCACCGCTTCCACCGGAATCGGCTTCAGGCGCTTGACCAGCATCGAACGTCCGGTGACCTGCGGCACTTCGGCCTCGGTGACCGCGCTCTCGGGCGCGTCGCCGGTCAGGTGATTGGGGCAGATCTGGCCGAGGCGGTCGAACCACCAGAGCGCCATCTTCGTGAGGATCTCGCCCTTGCCGGGAATGGGCTCGCCCATGATCACGTCGAAGGCGCTGAGCCGGTCGCTCGCGACCATCAGGATGCGGTCTTCGCCGACGGCGTAGTTGTCGCGCACCTTGCCGCGCGCAAGCAGGGGCAGGCTCTGGATGGAGGAGGTGTGGACGGTGGTCATGGGGCTGGTGCGGTGGAAAACAGGGGAGACGGAATGACGGTGAAAGCGGATTGTGCGCGCAGAAAAAAGCCACCGCGAACGGTGGCCTTCGAATCGCCCGGGTGTGTCAGATCACGGCCTGTGCCAGTTCGCCCTTGGCGTACTTGGCCGCGACCACCTGCAGGGTGTCGCCCTTGATCTTCGGGCCCTGGCCTTCGCAGCCGAACTCGATGTAGCGCTGCTTGCAGATCTGCTTGGCGGCTTCGCGCGCGGGCTTGAGCCATTCGCGGGCGTCGAACTTCTCGGGGTTCTCGGCCATGAACTTGCGCACCGCGCCGGTCATCGCCAGGCGGATGTCGGTGTCGATGTTGATCTTGCGCACGCCGTACTTGATGGCTTCCTGGATTTCCTCGACGGGCACACCGTAGGTTTCCTTCATGTTGCCGCCGTACTTGCGGATGATTTCCAGCAGGTCCTGCGGCACCGACGACGAGCCGTGCATCACCAGGTGGGTGTTGGGCAGGCGGGCGTGGATTTCCTTCACGCGCTGGATCGACAGGATGTCGCCGGTGGGCTTGCGGGTGAACTTGTAGGCACCGTGGCTGGTGCCGATGGCGATGGCCAGCGCGTCGAGCTGCGTGGCCTTCACGAACTGGGCGGCTTCCTCGGGGTCGGTCAGCAGCGCGGAGTGGTCGAGCACGCCTTCGGCGCCGATGCCATCCTCCTCGCCGGCCATGCCGGTCTCGAGCGAACCCAGGCAGCCCAGTTCGCCTTCGACGGTCACGCCGACCTTGTGCGCCAGCTGCACGACCTTGCGCGTCACGTCGATGTTGTAGTCGAACGAAGCGGGGGTCTTGCCGTCTTCGTGCAGCGAGCCGTCCATCATCACGGACGAAAAGCCCAGGTCGATGGCGCCCTGGCAGATGGCGGGGCTCTGGCCGTGATCCTGGTGCATGACCAGCGGGATGTTCGGGTACTGCTCGATGGCGGCCTGGATCAGGTGCTTGATGAAGGCTTCGCCTGCGTACTTGCGGGCACCTGCGCTGGCTTGCAGGATGACGGGGGCGCCGGTTTCCTTGGCGGCCTCCATGACGGCCTGGACCTGTTCGAGGTTGTTGACGTTGAAGGCCGGGATGCCGTAGCCATTGGCTGCGGCATGGTCGAGCAGTTCGCGCATCGAGACGAGTGCCATGGAGAAATACCTCGCGGGAATTGGGGAAAGAAGAAGGCGGAAAGACGAGAGAAAACTACCGCAATTCTACCGAGGGCCCTTGTCGGACTGCACTGACGTCAACCCGATGAAGTCCAGGACCGGCGGCAGCACCGGGCCGCCCAGCCACTGGATGGGCTTGGCGAACGCACCGATCAGCGTCACGTGGCTCAGGTTGTCGAACAGTTTCACATCCACCGGCACGCCGGCTTCGCGCAGCGCGGCGGCCATCCGGCCGGTGTTGCGGTCGGGATAGACGAGCTTGTCCTTCGACGCCGCCATGAGCAGGGCCCGTGGCGACGCCGCCGACGCATGCGCCAGCGGCTGCGAGTCGCGCGGCGTGTCCGGCCAGTTGAACGCGGCCTGCGCCTGCGGGTCGCCGATGGGCAGGAAGTCGTAGGGGCCGGCCAGGCCGATCCAGCCCGCGAGCTGCCTGGGGCTGGCCCCCACCTCGCCGAGCCAGCGATCGTCCAGCGCCACCATGGCGGCGTTGTAGCCGCCCGAGCTGTGCCCCATCACGTAGACCTGCTTCGGGTCGGCACCGAGCTGCGCGGCGTGGTCGAGCGCCCACTTGACGGCCAGCGCGCTGTCGCGCACGAACACCGGGTAGGTGAAGGCCGGCGACAGGCCGTAGTCGGGCACCACCACCACCGCGCCGCGCGCGGCCAGCGCCTCGCCGACGAACTTGTAGCTTGCACGGTCGCCGTTCGTCCAGGTGCCGCCGAAGAAGAACACCACCAGCGGGCGCGCCCCCGTCGCCGGCACGGTGGACGGCAGCGGCTGGTACACGTCGAGCACCTGGCGCGGCGCCTTGCCGTAGGCCAGGCCGCCCTGGAACCGGTAGGTGTCGCCGGGCACCAGCCCGTTGAGCACCTTGACCGGCGAGCAGGCCGACAGCACGGCGGCGGCGCCGATCGAGACGGCGGTGACGAAAACGCCGCGGCGCTGCCGCAGCGAAGCAAAAAAGGGAAAGGTCATCGCACCAGTACGCACGCACGCGCGCCGCGGTTTCGTCAGATGGGAAGCTGCGTGGTCGACAGCACCTGCTTGAGCACGACGAAGGTGCGGATCTGCCGCACGCCCGGCAAGTACAGCAGCTGCTCGGCGTGCAGGCGGTTGAAACTGTCGTTGTCGCGCGTGCGCACGAGCATGAAGTAGTCGAACTCGCCCGTGACCACATGGCACTCGAGGCAACCCGAGACCTTCTGCGCCGCCTTCTCGAAATCGGCGAAGGAGTCGGGCGTGGAGCGGTCGAGCACCACGCCGATCATCACGAGCATGCCGAGTTCGAGCGCGTCGGGGTCGAGCAGCGCGACCATGCCCTTGATGAGCCCCGCCTCCTTGAGCCGCTCCACGCGCCGCAGGCAGGCGGCTGCGCTCAGGTTCACCCTGGCTGCCAGCGCGACGTTGGAGAGCGACGCATCGCGCTGCAGGGTACGCAGGATGGCGCGGTCGGTGCGATCGAGCTCCAGAGGAGAACGCAATTTTGTTGTGCTCATGCCTGCTTTATCGGCTCAAAAGATTTCGTTCCGGTCATCGTGCCTTTTTTTAGTCGATGAATCCAGCGAACTTCGCAAGCACGTTGCGAGCCCTTCTTCCTACGATTCAAGGCTTCAACCTCCTGGAGCCGCCATGAACCTGAAGAAGTTTCCCCGCCACGCACTGACCTTCGGCCCCACGCCGATCCATCCGCTGAAGCGTTTGAGCGCCCACCTCGGCGGCAAGGTCGAGCTTTACGCCAAGCGCGAGGACTGCAACAGCGGCCTGGCCTTCGGCGGCAACAAGACGCGAAAGCTCGAATACCTGATTCCCGAGGCGCTCGAAGGCGGCTACGACACGCTGGTCTCGATCGGCGGCATCCAGTCGAACCAGACCCGACAAGTCGCCGCAGTGGCCGCGCACCTCGGGCTGAAGTGCGTGCTGGTGCAGGAGAACTGGGTCAACTACTCCGACGCGGTGTACGACCGGGTCGGCAACATCGAGATGTCGCGCATCCTCGGCGCCGACGTGCGGCTGGA encodes:
- a CDS encoding META domain-containing protein, which gives rise to MRSFARLARPARRTALPVFAALLGALLAACGSGISLDEPIEGPAWRLVQLGDEPIAPGSDAQLQFDRSSGRVSGSGGCNRISGTFTRSGSTLKIGQMASTRMACLDPTRGANEAQFIAALQSTASYSLAGPGRLALLDARGRTVALLNSGGR
- a CDS encoding 5-(carboxyamino)imidazole ribonucleotide synthase, which gives rise to MSSNNADLPILPGATLGVLGGGQLGRMFVHAAQRMGYFTAVLDPDADSPAGRVSHHHIHTDYSDVDGLARLAGLADAVTTEFENVPAPSLEHLAVARPVSPAAPAIAIAQDRIAEKAHFTRCGVPCAPYAAIETAAQLAAVDDSLLPGILKTARLGYDGKGQQRVKTRAELVEAWQATGCVPCVLEKMLPLEFECSVILARGRDGQVVHFPPQRNLHRDGILAVTEVHPQNMPKTVAQGAVNSAKSIANGLGYVGVLCVEFFALADGSLVVNEMAPRPHNSGHYTMEACDVSQFELQVRTLAGLPLAAPRQHSPAIMLNLLGDLWFQEGADKPVTPRWSEVLALPGAHLHLYGKMEPRRARKMGHLTFTGATLEAVRATASQAALLLGLPAVTTADVA
- a CDS encoding alpha/beta hydrolase family protein; this translates as MADTGRGSVVTNPPEQTAKLSADQFNASLQATAQGKTLLQIAGAPKCGVEVRALEYRTIGAKNEATNATAAIMVPSGSDVACSGQRPVVLYAHGTTAARSYNLAKWTDSAQAAAGEGLMIAAMFAAQGYIVVAPNYAGYDKSTLPYHPYLDGDQQGKDMVDALTAARKTFSGIGANDAGSLFITGYSQGGYVAMAAHREMQATGKTVTASAPLSAPSAISLLTDYTYQGWPALGATLFVPLLSTSWQQQFGNVYNATTDIYETQYASGIDTLLPSLTPDTLFTSGKLPQLALFPANATPGPINAQLAIFYGDNNLIRQSFLTQAAGDIQSNPCPGNALPPTAASLGSATPLNCTPSTGFRKAAVANDLRNWVPARPMLMCGGANDPTVNFVSTRATAGYFRAKGVQAAALTVVDLEDSAAIDAYSAARAGFAQAKSLLAQNTPGSATDKAQAVTLAYHGTLAPPFCLASARGFFQGVLAAGG
- a CDS encoding tetratricopeptide repeat protein — encoded protein: MIDITLENFQAELIEGSVGTPVLLDIWAEWCGPCKQLGPVLEKLEVEYAGRFTLAKLDADKVPQISSQLSEMFGVRSIPFCVMFKDGQPVDGFVGAIPAEKIREFLDKHVPGADEAEAAAQEEAAQEALAGGDTQGALEKLQHAVATDPANDDACFDYVKLLLQEGRIDDAKVAFAPVIAKTTLVRRFDALQRWMDAIDFAAPPAGAAPALADFDSRITANKRDFDARFGRARLLMAAQRWTDAMDELLDILMRDKTWSEDLARKTYIAILDVIEPPKVKVADGQIPPDDPVVATYRRRLSSVVLS
- a CDS encoding Lrp/AsnC family transcriptional regulator, with amino-acid sequence MSTTKLRSPLELDRTDRAILRTLQRDASLSNVALAARVNLSAAACLRRVERLKEAGLIKGMVALLDPDALELGMLVMIGVVLDRSTPDSFADFEKAAQKVSGCLECHVVTGEFDYFMLVRTRDNDSFNRLHAEQLLYLPGVRQIRTFVVLKQVLSTTQLPI
- a CDS encoding L-threonylcarbamoyladenylate synthase translates to MILDGRSPEGIAEAARLLRAGGLVAFPTETVYGLGADATSDTAVAGIFEAKGRPADHPLIVHVAAGIKGTEALSRFAQPLPPFAQKLVQAFWPGPLTLIVTRQPGVGAAAAGGQDTIGLRCPSHPVAQALLQACAEQGVPGVAGPSANRFGRVSPTTAQHVQDEFGDTIPVLDGGASEVGIESTIVDCSRGAPVLLRPGAITRAQVEAACGEKLADREVLETPDPRASGTLEAHYAPDAKVRLMDAKAIQTGLDVLGANAAHIAVWTRAAMRSRSQRLLLRRMPDDAAATAQQLFAVLREFDAQGVKLIWVETPPDTPEWEGVKDRLQRASMA
- a CDS encoding alpha/beta hydrolase — its product is MTFPFFASLRQRRGVFVTAVSIGAAAVLSACSPVKVLNGLVPGDTYRFQGGLAYGKAPRQVLDVYQPLPSTVPATGARPLVVFFFGGTWTNGDRASYKFVGEALAARGAVVVVPDYGLSPAFTYPVFVRDSALAVKWALDHAAQLGADPKQVYVMGHSSGGYNAAMVALDDRWLGEVGASPRQLAGWIGLAGPYDFLPIGDPQAQAAFNWPDTPRDSQPLAHASAASPRALLMAASKDKLVYPDRNTGRMAAALREAGVPVDVKLFDNLSHVTLIGAFAKPIQWLGGPVLPPVLDFIGLTSVQSDKGPR
- the purE gene encoding 5-(carboxyamino)imidazole ribonucleotide mutase, whose product is MNETIQVGVVMGSSSDWETMRNAVEILQQFGISHEAKVVSAHRMPDALFAYAESAAGRRLTAIIAGAGGAAHLPGMLASKTTVPVLGVPVASRHLQGVDSLYSIVQMPKGVPVATFAIGNAGAANAALFAVSMLAVNDPALRAKLDAFRTAQTAAAEAMTLPPAPAGEAAPVSPFSPQGGGAL
- a CDS encoding phosphoribosylaminoimidazolesuccinocarboxamide synthase → MTTVHTSSIQSLPLLARGKVRDNYAVGEDRILMVASDRLSAFDVIMGEPIPGKGEILTKMALWWFDRLGQICPNHLTGDAPESAVTEAEVPQVTGRSMLVKRLKPIPVEAVVRGYLAGSGWKEYQESRSVCGVPLPEGLTNASKLPRPIFTPAAKAAAGEHDENISYERVVEIVGPKLAQQIRETSIAIYETAAQIALAKGMIIADTKFEFGLDEAGTLVLMDEVLTPDSSRYWPVEGYEAALAAGTNPPSYDKQFVRDWLEATKINGKPWDKTPPAPRLPAEVIEKTAAKYREALERLTG
- the fba gene encoding class II fructose-bisphosphate aldolase (catalyzes the reversible aldol condensation of dihydroxyacetonephosphate and glyceraldehyde 3-phosphate in the Calvin cycle, glycolysis, and/or gluconeogenesis), whose amino-acid sequence is MALVSMRELLDHAAANGYGIPAFNVNNLEQVQAVMEAAKETGAPVILQASAGARKYAGEAFIKHLIQAAIEQYPNIPLVMHQDHGQSPAICQGAIDLGFSSVMMDGSLHEDGKTPASFDYNIDVTRKVVQLAHKVGVTVEGELGCLGSLETGMAGEEDGIGAEGVLDHSALLTDPEEAAQFVKATQLDALAIAIGTSHGAYKFTRKPTGDILSIQRVKEIHARLPNTHLVMHGSSSVPQDLLEIIRKYGGNMKETYGVPVEEIQEAIKYGVRKINIDTDIRLAMTGAVRKFMAENPEKFDAREWLKPAREAAKQICKQRYIEFGCEGQGPKIKGDTLQVVAAKYAKGELAQAVI